Proteins encoded by one window of Salvia splendens isolate huo1 chromosome 7, SspV2, whole genome shotgun sequence:
- the LOC121741449 gene encoding ubiquitin-like domain-containing protein CIP73 isoform X4: protein MLSLFQFLVILNKMGSNGGEHINISGMDAAECSQTSVQIKIKTLDSQTFTLRVDKCVPVPELKEQIASVTGVLSEQQRLICRGKVLKDDQLLSAYHVEDGHTLHLVVRQPISTSEEQSDQLAADPTSSAGQNAGSHISPGMVVGTFNISEQGDGAFPDLNRIVSAVLTSFGVTRYGNGTEGIDLNQPPLENLSTAPGLSGTRNSSIPQSDQAASVAVPVEPLQPPVIPDSLTTLLQYLSHLRQEFSAYGQSTNAQNGRDGQEFESAGYSSEPRGLLNPESLAEVMSSARLLLLEQATECLLQLSRQLESHSSVMDSFERSRIQSNAIRSGALFQNLGALMLELGRAMMTLRMGQSPADALVNAGPSVFISSTGPNPIMVQPLPFQPGASFGSVPVGTAQHGSGLAGNSAATGFLPRNIDIRIRAGSLFPRREPTTSPSQGQTGTSSPNRASPSQQQDSAPVEPSSRNREPQLRAIPLRTVVAAVPSSVGRTTDSSRGSIGILYPVLARVQHLSSGSSNNARTSQTSDLNHDHSGNPEQPVPGSSTQQQHIPIPGGNGI, encoded by the exons GTGCCTGTTCCAGAACTGAAGGAACAGATTGCGTCTGTAACTGGTGTCCTGTCAGAGCAACAACGCCTTATATGCCGTGGAAAAGTTTTGAAGGATGACCAACTCCTCTCAGCTTACC ATGTGGAGGATGGGCACACTCTGCATCTTGTTGTGAGACAACCTATTTCTACCTCAGAAGAGCAGTCAGATCAGCTAG CAGCGGATCCAACATCAAGTGCAGGGCAGAATGCAGGCAGTCACATAAGCCCTGGTATGGTGGTTGGAACCTTCAATATATCAGAACAAGGAGATGGAGCTTTTCCCGATCTAAATCGG ATTGTTTCTGCTGTACTTACTTCTTTTGGTGTTACAAGATATGGAAATGGCACTGAAGGGATTGATCTAAAT CAACCTCCATTGGAAAATCTCTCAACTGCACCTGGACTAAGTGGTACCAGAAATTCTAGTATACCACAATCTGACCAAGCAGCTTCAGTTGCTGTTCCTGTGGAGCCTTTGCAGCCGCCG GTTATACCCGATTCACTGACTACTTTGTTACAGTACTTGAGCCACTTGAGACAAGAATTTTCTGCCTACG GCCAAAGCACAAATGCTCAAAATGGGAGGGATGGGCAAGAGTTTGAGTCTGCTGGGTATTCTAGTGAGCCAAGAGGGCTCCTGAATCCTGAGTCATTGGCTGAGGTGATGTCATCTGCCAGACTTCTTCTTCTTGAACAAGCCACTGAGTGCTTGTTG CAACTTTCAAGACAGCTTGAATCACATTCAAGTGTAATGGATTCGTTTGAGCGGTCAAGAATTCAATCTAATGCTATAAGATCAGGAGCTCTTTTTCAGAATTTGGGTGCTTTGATGCTAGAGCTTGGTAGGGCCATGATGACCCTGCGAATGGGTCAATCACCG GCTGATGCATTGGTAAATGCTGGACCGTCGGTCTTCATATCTTCAACCGGGCCAAATCCTATCATGGTTCAG CCTCTGCCTTTCCAACCAGGGGCGAGTTTTGGTTCAGTTCCTGTGGGTACTGCTCAACATGGCTCTGGTTTAGCTGGAAATTCTGCTGCTACAGGTTTCCTTCCCAGAAATATTGACATCAGAATACGAGCAG GTTCACTATTTCCTCGAAGAGAGCCTACTACTTCCCCGTCTCAAGGGCAAACTGGTACATCATCACCCAATAGAGCAAGTCCCAGTCAACAACAAGATTCTGCGCCGGTTGAACCAAGCTCACGCAATAGGGAACCACAACTGAGGGCTATTCCCTTAAGAACTGTAGTGGCAGCAGTTCCTTCCTCTGTTGGGCGTACTACTGATTCCTCTCGTGGTTCAATAGGGATCCTATATCCAGTTTTGGCTAGAGTTCAGCATCTATCTTCAGGAAGCTCAAATAATGCAAGAACTTCTCAAACATCAGATCTAAATCATGATCATAGTGGCAATCCTGAACAACCTGTTCCTGGTTCTTCAACACAACAGCAACATATTCCAATCCCTGGAGGAAATG GTATATAG
- the LOC121810890 gene encoding uncharacterized protein LOC121810890, producing MSAFLMKPLILYFSLVTTTFLLPFPFSFGEESPSPPFYDAFQPSPDMSLAPNNLDEQDLDSTLVLAPRRTYRKDPLDHFQMYTAGWNITNRHYWASVSYTAAPFFAIAAIWFVAFGICSSLICVCYFCRPRNPYGYSSFAYALSLIFLLLLSIAAVIGCVVLYTGHEKFYSSTIDTLQYVVSQADDTSDTLRNVSQHLAAAKQTNVVQVSLPPTLQTDIDHLQTMIDTSATMLTTTTEQNSRDIKKLVDSVRLALILITAVMLLLTLAGFAFSMLGMTGPVYIVVIAGWILVSATFILCGIFLIVHNVTGDSCRAMNQWIQNPNAHTALDDILPCVDHDTAQQSLTKSKEITSQLVDLINTVITNVSNINFASNFVQLYYNQSGPLLPTLCNPFHPDLSERPCSPGEVDLHNATEVWSGYVCRASPSGICLTTGRLSPNLYSQFSATADVCCGLYQYSPFLIQLEDCSYARQTFMDVETNYCPGLQKYSQRVYVGLVMVATAVMLSLVFWAIYGRERRHRCHPRGTGTKGDNQRGFVYAKDDDGDEHK from the exons ATGTCAGCATTCTTGATGAAGCCATTAATACTGTATTTCTCCCTCGTCACCACCACTTTTCTGCTTCCGTTTCCATTTTCATTTGGTGAGGAATCTCCTTCTCCGCCTTTCTACGACGCGTTCCAGCCATCTCCGG ATATGTCTCTTGCGCCAAATAACTTGGATGAACAAGATTTAGACTCAACTCTTGTGTTGGCTCCAAGGAGAACTTACAGAAAAGACCCTCTTGACCATTTTCAAATGTACACTGCTGGCTGGAACATCACTAATCGCCATTACTGGGCT TCTGTGAGTTACACTGCTGCTCCTTTTTTTGCTATTGCTGCAATCTGGTTCGTTGCCTTTGGGATATGCTCATCTCTCATATGTGTCTGCTACTTTTGCCGTCCAAGGAATCCCTATGGCTATTCTTCATTTGCTTATGCACTCTCTCTCATCTTCCTCCTACTGCTTTCCATAGCTGCAGT AATTGGATGCGTTGTGTTGTACACGGGGCATGAGAAATTCTACAGCAGCACCATAGACACTTTACAGTATGTGGTGAGTCAAGCAGATGACACATCTGATACTCTAAGGAATGTGTCCCAACATCTTGCTGCTGCCAAGCAAACCAATGTTGTTCAAGTTTCTCTGCCTCCTACTCTCCAAACAGACATCGATCATCTTCAGACCATGATCGACACCTCAGCCACAATGCTAACCACTACAACTGAACAAAACTCACGAGACATCAAGAAACTAGTAGATTCAGT GAGACTGGCTCTTATTCTAATCACAGCTGTTATGCTGCTTCTCACACTCGCTGGATTTG CATTTTCAATGCTAGGGATGACAGGTCCTGTATACAT AGTGGTGATAGCAGGATGGATTCTTGTGAGTGCAACTTTCATTCTCTGTGGCATTTTCCTAATTGTCCACAA TGTAACAGGAGACAGTTGCAGAGCTATGAATCAGTGGATCCAAAATCCGAATGCTCACACAGCACTAGACGACATCCTGCCCTGTGTCGATCATGACACTGCCCAACAAAGCTTGACTAAAAGCAAGGAAATAACGTCTCAATTAGTGGACTTGATCAACACTGTCATAACCAATGTCTCCAATATCAACTTTGCCTCCAACTTCGTGCAGCTGTACTACAACCAATCCGGCCCTCTTCTCCCAACCCTTTGCAATCCCTTCCATCCCGACCTCTCTGAACGCCCTTGCTCTCCTGGTGAAGTCGATCTCCACAATGCCACTGAG GTGTGGAGTGGCTACGTCTGTCGTGCATCACCCAGTGGTATCTGTCTTACGACAGGACGCTTGAGTCCGAACCTCTACTCTCAGTTTTCTGCAACTGCGGATGTGTGCTGCGGTTTGTACCAGTACAGTCCCTTCCTCATCCAACTCGAAGATTGCAGTTATGCAAGGCAGACATTCATGGACGTAGAGACCAACTACTGTCCAGGGCTCCAGAAATACAGCCAACGGGTGTATGTTGGGCTGGTGATGGTGGCCACTGCAGTGATGCTGTCGCTAGTTTTTTGGGCGATATATGGAAGAGAGAGGCGCCACCGTTGCCACCCCAGGGGCACAGGCACCAAAGGGGATAACCAAAGAGGTTTTGTGTATGCCAAAGATGATGATGGTGATGAGCACAAATAA
- the LOC121740945 gene encoding probable anion transporter 5 has protein sequence MKSKYIPKRYVTVILTFICTSVCYIERAGFSIAYTAAADAAGIDQSSKGMILSTFYYGYACSQIPGGWVAQKVGGRRVLLFSFLLWSLTCAFVTLDPNRVVILVVARLLVGVAQGFIFPSIHTVLAQWVPPHERSRSVSLTTSGMYFGSAGGMLVLPSLVRQLKGPQSAFLVEAALGIMWSLLWLKYASDPPRSEHPKATAAGFGESLLPIKGTQKEKVENRVHSMRAPKIPWKRIILSLPVWAIVANNFTFHYALYVLMNWLPTDFELALNRSLQDMCSSKMMPYLNMFLFSNIGGIMADHLITRRIMSVTKTRKLLNTLGFMVASCALMSLPWFRTPNGVVFCSSVALGLLALGRAGFAVNHMDVAPRYAGIVMGVSNTAGTLAGIVGVDLTGRLLEAAKAVQLDLTSPESWRAVFLIPGLLCIFNSIVFLVLSTGERIFD, from the coding sequence ATGAAGAGTAAATACATCCCAAAACGTTACGTGACTGTTATTTTGACCTTCATCTGCACTTCTGTGTGCTACATAGAACGAGCTGGCTTCTCTATTGCATATACTGCAGCTGCTGATGCGGCAGGAATAGATCAATCGAGCAAGGGCATGATACTGTCGACATTCTATTATGGTTATGCCTGTTCACAAATTCCTGGTGGTTGGGTGGCTCAAAAAGTTGGAGGAAGGCGTGTTcttttgttttcatttcttttgtgGTCCCTGACTTGTGCTTTTGTAACACTGGATCCAAATCGAGTTGTAATTTTGGTTGTAGCCCGGTTGCTTGTTGGTGTGGCCCAGGGGTTCATCTTTCCCTCCATTCACACTGTATTAGCACAATGGGTGCCCCCACATGAGAGGTCCAGATCTGTATCTCTCACAACTTCGGGAATGTATTTTGGTTCAGCTGGAGGAATGCTTGTCCTCCCAAGCCTTGTAAGACAACTGAAAGGTCCCCAGTCAGCATTTCTTGTTGAAGCAGCTTTAGGCATCATGTGGTCTCTACTTTGGTTGAAGTATGCCAGTGATCCACCTCGCTCTGAACATCCAAAGGCCACGGCTGCTGGTTTTGGTGAGTCCTTGCTTCCGATCAAAGGAACTCAAAAGGAGAAAGTAGAAAATAGGGTACATTCCATGAGAGCGCCGAAAATCCCATGGAAGAGAATAATTCTCAGCTTGCCGGTCTGGGCAATAGTTGCAAATAATTTTACTTTCCACTATGCTCTTTATGTACTCATGAATTGGCTTCCTACAGACTTTGAGTTAGCCCTCAATCGTAGTCTTCAAGATATGTGTTCCTCTAAGATGATGCCTTATCTAAACATGTTTCTGTTCTCAAATATTGGTGGGATTATGGCAGATCACTTGATTACCAGGAGAATCATGTCCGTAACTAAAACAAGAAAGCTTTTAAACACACTGGGATTCATGGTGGCTTCATGTGCGTTGATGTCTCTTCCCTGGTTTAGAACGCCTAATGGTGTTGTGTTCTGTTCATCAGTGGCTCTTGGTTTGTTGGCACTTGGAAGAGCTGGATTTGCCGTTAACCATATGGATGTGGCCCCAAGATATGCAGGAATCGTCATGGGGGTCTCTAATACAGCCGGTACCTTAGCCGGCATAGTTGGTGTTGATCTTACAGGTCGACTTCTGGAAGCTGCTAAGGCTGTGCAGTTGGACCTGACAAGTCCGGAGAGCTGGAGAGCAGTTTTCCTTATCCCGGGGTTGCTCTGTATCTTCAACTCAATAGTGTTCCTTGTATTATCAACAGGGGAGAGAATTTTTGATTGA
- the LOC121741449 gene encoding ubiquitin-like domain-containing protein CIP73 isoform X2, which produces MLSLFQFLVILNKMGSNGGEHINISGMDAAECSQTSVQIKIKTLDSQTFTLRVDKCVPVPELKEQIASVTGVLSEQQRLICRGKVLKDDQLLSAYHVEDGHTLHLVVRQPISTSEEQSDQLADPTSSAGQNAGSHISPGMVVGTFNISEQGDGAFPDLNRIVSAVLTSFGVTRYGNGTEGIDLNQPPLENLSTAPGLSGTRNSSIPQSDQAASVAVPVEPLQPPVIPDSLTTLLQYLSHLRQEFSAYGQSTNAQNGRDGQEFESAGYSSEPRGLLNPESLAEVMSSARLLLLEQATECLLQLSRQLESHSSVMDSFERSRIQSNAIRSGALFQNLGALMLELGRAMMTLRMGQSPADALVNAGPSVFISSTGPNPIMVQPLPFQPGASFGSVPVGTAQHGSGLAGNSAATGFLPRNIDIRIRAGSLFPRREPTTSPSQGQTGTSSPNRASPSQQQDSAPVEPSSRNREPQLRAIPLRTVVAAVPSSVGRTTDSSRGSIGILYPVLARVQHLSSGSSNNARTSQTSDLNHDHSGNPEQPVPGSSTQQQHIPIPGGNGSSSLPSEALSDQGFSADVRGLEQLLSSIFPGGQILSESTELPHAASAPSHAQGTLESAPAVSEEGVLLSNILRQIMPMLSENTRGADNNTSTEGANADETQADDNRDEGSSRRGRGSLSQANPKRQRRE; this is translated from the exons GTGCCTGTTCCAGAACTGAAGGAACAGATTGCGTCTGTAACTGGTGTCCTGTCAGAGCAACAACGCCTTATATGCCGTGGAAAAGTTTTGAAGGATGACCAACTCCTCTCAGCTTACC ATGTGGAGGATGGGCACACTCTGCATCTTGTTGTGAGACAACCTATTTCTACCTCAGAAGAGCAGTCAGATCAGCTAG CGGATCCAACATCAAGTGCAGGGCAGAATGCAGGCAGTCACATAAGCCCTGGTATGGTGGTTGGAACCTTCAATATATCAGAACAAGGAGATGGAGCTTTTCCCGATCTAAATCGG ATTGTTTCTGCTGTACTTACTTCTTTTGGTGTTACAAGATATGGAAATGGCACTGAAGGGATTGATCTAAAT CAACCTCCATTGGAAAATCTCTCAACTGCACCTGGACTAAGTGGTACCAGAAATTCTAGTATACCACAATCTGACCAAGCAGCTTCAGTTGCTGTTCCTGTGGAGCCTTTGCAGCCGCCG GTTATACCCGATTCACTGACTACTTTGTTACAGTACTTGAGCCACTTGAGACAAGAATTTTCTGCCTACG GCCAAAGCACAAATGCTCAAAATGGGAGGGATGGGCAAGAGTTTGAGTCTGCTGGGTATTCTAGTGAGCCAAGAGGGCTCCTGAATCCTGAGTCATTGGCTGAGGTGATGTCATCTGCCAGACTTCTTCTTCTTGAACAAGCCACTGAGTGCTTGTTG CAACTTTCAAGACAGCTTGAATCACATTCAAGTGTAATGGATTCGTTTGAGCGGTCAAGAATTCAATCTAATGCTATAAGATCAGGAGCTCTTTTTCAGAATTTGGGTGCTTTGATGCTAGAGCTTGGTAGGGCCATGATGACCCTGCGAATGGGTCAATCACCG GCTGATGCATTGGTAAATGCTGGACCGTCGGTCTTCATATCTTCAACCGGGCCAAATCCTATCATGGTTCAG CCTCTGCCTTTCCAACCAGGGGCGAGTTTTGGTTCAGTTCCTGTGGGTACTGCTCAACATGGCTCTGGTTTAGCTGGAAATTCTGCTGCTACAGGTTTCCTTCCCAGAAATATTGACATCAGAATACGAGCAG GTTCACTATTTCCTCGAAGAGAGCCTACTACTTCCCCGTCTCAAGGGCAAACTGGTACATCATCACCCAATAGAGCAAGTCCCAGTCAACAACAAGATTCTGCGCCGGTTGAACCAAGCTCACGCAATAGGGAACCACAACTGAGGGCTATTCCCTTAAGAACTGTAGTGGCAGCAGTTCCTTCCTCTGTTGGGCGTACTACTGATTCCTCTCGTGGTTCAATAGGGATCCTATATCCAGTTTTGGCTAGAGTTCAGCATCTATCTTCAGGAAGCTCAAATAATGCAAGAACTTCTCAAACATCAGATCTAAATCATGATCATAGTGGCAATCCTGAACAACCTGTTCCTGGTTCTTCAACACAACAGCAACATATTCCAATCCCTGGAGGAAATG GGAGCAGCAGCTTACCTTCTGAAGCACTTAGCGACCAAGGATTCTCTGCCGATGTCAGAGGACTCGAGCAACTGCTAAGTAGTATATTTCCAGGGGGACAGATCCTCAGTGAAAGTACCGAGCTCCCACATGCAGCTTCTGCTCCAAGTCATGCTCAAGGTACTCTGGAATCAGCACCGGCTGTGAGTGAAGAAGGGGTACTTTTATCGAATATTCTACGCCAGATAATGCCAATGCTATCTGAGAACACCAGAGGTGCGGATAACAATACATCCACTGAAGGAGCAAATGCAGATGAAACACAG GCTGATGACAACAGAGATGAAGGATCTTCTCGTCGCGGGAGGGGCTCTCTGTCACAAGCAAATCCAAAACGACAGAGG AGGGAGTAG
- the LOC121741449 gene encoding ubiquitin-like domain-containing protein CIP73 isoform X3, whose amino-acid sequence MGSNGGEHINISGMDAAECSQTSVQIKIKTLDSQTFTLRVDKCVPVPELKEQIASVTGVLSEQQRLICRGKVLKDDQLLSAYHVEDGHTLHLVVRQPISTSEEQSDQLAADPTSSAGQNAGSHISPGMVVGTFNISEQGDGAFPDLNRIVSAVLTSFGVTRYGNGTEGIDLNQPPLENLSTAPGLSGTRNSSIPQSDQAASVAVPVEPLQPPVIPDSLTTLLQYLSHLRQEFSAYGQSTNAQNGRDGQEFESAGYSSEPRGLLNPESLAEVMSSARLLLLEQATECLLQLSRQLESHSSVMDSFERSRIQSNAIRSGALFQNLGALMLELGRAMMTLRMGQSPADALVNAGPSVFISSTGPNPIMVQPLPFQPGASFGSVPVGTAQHGSGLAGNSAATGFLPRNIDIRIRAGSLFPRREPTTSPSQGQTGTSSPNRASPSQQQDSAPVEPSSRNREPQLRAIPLRTVVAAVPSSVGRTTDSSRGSIGILYPVLARVQHLSSGSSNNARTSQTSDLNHDHSGNPEQPVPGSSTQQQHIPIPGGNGSSSLPSEALSDQGFSADVRGLEQLLSSIFPGGQILSESTELPHAASAPSHAQGTLESAPAVSEEGVLLSNILRQIMPMLSENTRGADNNTSTEGANADETQADDNRDEGSSRRGRGSLSQANPKRQRRE is encoded by the exons GTGCCTGTTCCAGAACTGAAGGAACAGATTGCGTCTGTAACTGGTGTCCTGTCAGAGCAACAACGCCTTATATGCCGTGGAAAAGTTTTGAAGGATGACCAACTCCTCTCAGCTTACC ATGTGGAGGATGGGCACACTCTGCATCTTGTTGTGAGACAACCTATTTCTACCTCAGAAGAGCAGTCAGATCAGCTAG CAGCGGATCCAACATCAAGTGCAGGGCAGAATGCAGGCAGTCACATAAGCCCTGGTATGGTGGTTGGAACCTTCAATATATCAGAACAAGGAGATGGAGCTTTTCCCGATCTAAATCGG ATTGTTTCTGCTGTACTTACTTCTTTTGGTGTTACAAGATATGGAAATGGCACTGAAGGGATTGATCTAAAT CAACCTCCATTGGAAAATCTCTCAACTGCACCTGGACTAAGTGGTACCAGAAATTCTAGTATACCACAATCTGACCAAGCAGCTTCAGTTGCTGTTCCTGTGGAGCCTTTGCAGCCGCCG GTTATACCCGATTCACTGACTACTTTGTTACAGTACTTGAGCCACTTGAGACAAGAATTTTCTGCCTACG GCCAAAGCACAAATGCTCAAAATGGGAGGGATGGGCAAGAGTTTGAGTCTGCTGGGTATTCTAGTGAGCCAAGAGGGCTCCTGAATCCTGAGTCATTGGCTGAGGTGATGTCATCTGCCAGACTTCTTCTTCTTGAACAAGCCACTGAGTGCTTGTTG CAACTTTCAAGACAGCTTGAATCACATTCAAGTGTAATGGATTCGTTTGAGCGGTCAAGAATTCAATCTAATGCTATAAGATCAGGAGCTCTTTTTCAGAATTTGGGTGCTTTGATGCTAGAGCTTGGTAGGGCCATGATGACCCTGCGAATGGGTCAATCACCG GCTGATGCATTGGTAAATGCTGGACCGTCGGTCTTCATATCTTCAACCGGGCCAAATCCTATCATGGTTCAG CCTCTGCCTTTCCAACCAGGGGCGAGTTTTGGTTCAGTTCCTGTGGGTACTGCTCAACATGGCTCTGGTTTAGCTGGAAATTCTGCTGCTACAGGTTTCCTTCCCAGAAATATTGACATCAGAATACGAGCAG GTTCACTATTTCCTCGAAGAGAGCCTACTACTTCCCCGTCTCAAGGGCAAACTGGTACATCATCACCCAATAGAGCAAGTCCCAGTCAACAACAAGATTCTGCGCCGGTTGAACCAAGCTCACGCAATAGGGAACCACAACTGAGGGCTATTCCCTTAAGAACTGTAGTGGCAGCAGTTCCTTCCTCTGTTGGGCGTACTACTGATTCCTCTCGTGGTTCAATAGGGATCCTATATCCAGTTTTGGCTAGAGTTCAGCATCTATCTTCAGGAAGCTCAAATAATGCAAGAACTTCTCAAACATCAGATCTAAATCATGATCATAGTGGCAATCCTGAACAACCTGTTCCTGGTTCTTCAACACAACAGCAACATATTCCAATCCCTGGAGGAAATG GGAGCAGCAGCTTACCTTCTGAAGCACTTAGCGACCAAGGATTCTCTGCCGATGTCAGAGGACTCGAGCAACTGCTAAGTAGTATATTTCCAGGGGGACAGATCCTCAGTGAAAGTACCGAGCTCCCACATGCAGCTTCTGCTCCAAGTCATGCTCAAGGTACTCTGGAATCAGCACCGGCTGTGAGTGAAGAAGGGGTACTTTTATCGAATATTCTACGCCAGATAATGCCAATGCTATCTGAGAACACCAGAGGTGCGGATAACAATACATCCACTGAAGGAGCAAATGCAGATGAAACACAG GCTGATGACAACAGAGATGAAGGATCTTCTCGTCGCGGGAGGGGCTCTCTGTCACAAGCAAATCCAAAACGACAGAGG AGGGAGTAG
- the LOC121741449 gene encoding ubiquitin-like domain-containing protein CIP73 isoform X1 gives MLSLFQFLVILNKMGSNGGEHINISGMDAAECSQTSVQIKIKTLDSQTFTLRVDKCVPVPELKEQIASVTGVLSEQQRLICRGKVLKDDQLLSAYHVEDGHTLHLVVRQPISTSEEQSDQLAADPTSSAGQNAGSHISPGMVVGTFNISEQGDGAFPDLNRIVSAVLTSFGVTRYGNGTEGIDLNQPPLENLSTAPGLSGTRNSSIPQSDQAASVAVPVEPLQPPVIPDSLTTLLQYLSHLRQEFSAYGQSTNAQNGRDGQEFESAGYSSEPRGLLNPESLAEVMSSARLLLLEQATECLLQLSRQLESHSSVMDSFERSRIQSNAIRSGALFQNLGALMLELGRAMMTLRMGQSPADALVNAGPSVFISSTGPNPIMVQPLPFQPGASFGSVPVGTAQHGSGLAGNSAATGFLPRNIDIRIRAGSLFPRREPTTSPSQGQTGTSSPNRASPSQQQDSAPVEPSSRNREPQLRAIPLRTVVAAVPSSVGRTTDSSRGSIGILYPVLARVQHLSSGSSNNARTSQTSDLNHDHSGNPEQPVPGSSTQQQHIPIPGGNGSSSLPSEALSDQGFSADVRGLEQLLSSIFPGGQILSESTELPHAASAPSHAQGTLESAPAVSEEGVLLSNILRQIMPMLSENTRGADNNTSTEGANADETQADDNRDEGSSRRGRGSLSQANPKRQRRE, from the exons GTGCCTGTTCCAGAACTGAAGGAACAGATTGCGTCTGTAACTGGTGTCCTGTCAGAGCAACAACGCCTTATATGCCGTGGAAAAGTTTTGAAGGATGACCAACTCCTCTCAGCTTACC ATGTGGAGGATGGGCACACTCTGCATCTTGTTGTGAGACAACCTATTTCTACCTCAGAAGAGCAGTCAGATCAGCTAG CAGCGGATCCAACATCAAGTGCAGGGCAGAATGCAGGCAGTCACATAAGCCCTGGTATGGTGGTTGGAACCTTCAATATATCAGAACAAGGAGATGGAGCTTTTCCCGATCTAAATCGG ATTGTTTCTGCTGTACTTACTTCTTTTGGTGTTACAAGATATGGAAATGGCACTGAAGGGATTGATCTAAAT CAACCTCCATTGGAAAATCTCTCAACTGCACCTGGACTAAGTGGTACCAGAAATTCTAGTATACCACAATCTGACCAAGCAGCTTCAGTTGCTGTTCCTGTGGAGCCTTTGCAGCCGCCG GTTATACCCGATTCACTGACTACTTTGTTACAGTACTTGAGCCACTTGAGACAAGAATTTTCTGCCTACG GCCAAAGCACAAATGCTCAAAATGGGAGGGATGGGCAAGAGTTTGAGTCTGCTGGGTATTCTAGTGAGCCAAGAGGGCTCCTGAATCCTGAGTCATTGGCTGAGGTGATGTCATCTGCCAGACTTCTTCTTCTTGAACAAGCCACTGAGTGCTTGTTG CAACTTTCAAGACAGCTTGAATCACATTCAAGTGTAATGGATTCGTTTGAGCGGTCAAGAATTCAATCTAATGCTATAAGATCAGGAGCTCTTTTTCAGAATTTGGGTGCTTTGATGCTAGAGCTTGGTAGGGCCATGATGACCCTGCGAATGGGTCAATCACCG GCTGATGCATTGGTAAATGCTGGACCGTCGGTCTTCATATCTTCAACCGGGCCAAATCCTATCATGGTTCAG CCTCTGCCTTTCCAACCAGGGGCGAGTTTTGGTTCAGTTCCTGTGGGTACTGCTCAACATGGCTCTGGTTTAGCTGGAAATTCTGCTGCTACAGGTTTCCTTCCCAGAAATATTGACATCAGAATACGAGCAG GTTCACTATTTCCTCGAAGAGAGCCTACTACTTCCCCGTCTCAAGGGCAAACTGGTACATCATCACCCAATAGAGCAAGTCCCAGTCAACAACAAGATTCTGCGCCGGTTGAACCAAGCTCACGCAATAGGGAACCACAACTGAGGGCTATTCCCTTAAGAACTGTAGTGGCAGCAGTTCCTTCCTCTGTTGGGCGTACTACTGATTCCTCTCGTGGTTCAATAGGGATCCTATATCCAGTTTTGGCTAGAGTTCAGCATCTATCTTCAGGAAGCTCAAATAATGCAAGAACTTCTCAAACATCAGATCTAAATCATGATCATAGTGGCAATCCTGAACAACCTGTTCCTGGTTCTTCAACACAACAGCAACATATTCCAATCCCTGGAGGAAATG GGAGCAGCAGCTTACCTTCTGAAGCACTTAGCGACCAAGGATTCTCTGCCGATGTCAGAGGACTCGAGCAACTGCTAAGTAGTATATTTCCAGGGGGACAGATCCTCAGTGAAAGTACCGAGCTCCCACATGCAGCTTCTGCTCCAAGTCATGCTCAAGGTACTCTGGAATCAGCACCGGCTGTGAGTGAAGAAGGGGTACTTTTATCGAATATTCTACGCCAGATAATGCCAATGCTATCTGAGAACACCAGAGGTGCGGATAACAATACATCCACTGAAGGAGCAAATGCAGATGAAACACAG GCTGATGACAACAGAGATGAAGGATCTTCTCGTCGCGGGAGGGGCTCTCTGTCACAAGCAAATCCAAAACGACAGAGG AGGGAGTAG